In Naumovozyma castellii chromosome 1, complete genome, one DNA window encodes the following:
- the COG4 gene encoding Golgi transport complex subunit COG4 (ancestral locus Anc_3.419), which translates to MTQTTSNNNNNELDTELSKNLAKYSLLLDKLSTSSQVDKLSIIIENDRTNQQTKLNNFIQESQLSHNKQIRKLELQRTDLTTTLTKYHSILSNLQASNWKGQLINKNIKSIDNERIIIQDTLDFLKDIRTLKNNITLIDSAIKEENYQVAATSIQEITNLPHYEQLINSEFAKKIVPSSTIPEEPSILLDNWCMELTQLFKEQFIAAANENDVDTLTLVFKMFPMVGQDSLGLDLYSKYVCDIIAEESRKILTQKISQSTNTSYYSQALLHLFKIVSTIINDHSKIIATCYGKKFMIHVMENVEKEADLQAGLLLDIFAESRNLDGIVKDIDDWNLRQRKHAQRQKQRTINNSMSDHNEVDNDDGGDDSSMMNFSMNQLVVLVNEFSQILQNWSMYARFFSVRWNEFSDLEPANILIAPTPISNSKFIKKLNEEQFLSNFEKLTMYYLQKSFSNSISIEELPKLNDLIELPTFVHKEESLYPITSVLEDLSLLIRKNLISNVNTGQFELFQSFIDQLSTFIQNEYLVKFMQVRLKMLQPKLSGSIGLKKYVPKIDSTSPLPSRTVSPMNTNASSSINAHGVPNLKLSSLSKFDFRGAAASALTNIQSNLQTGFIEEAITTNVESAIFLHHYLIYINSLYVSKLLFHKLLIEELIEENPKLLSDNFPFKENSKTLITKLQSCESLIDKQTDKLIKWSIKYMFQNIFLSKIRVLLNQLFINGDNNENFYIAGMDNYEDLTKINEFVRKWQHLIIPYQNVLFDKGINELLTLVVEFIVNLLEKRFDSLQVNELGATKLDRELSLFIGTVCGLNYKLRERFTRLTQIVLLLGFDDDDFDVETQDVKEDISTGIDWVLSPQERIEARKLKIDRRN; encoded by the coding sequence ATGACACAGACAACctccaacaacaacaataatgaacTGGATACAGAACTATCGAAAAATCTAGCCAAATATTCGTTACTGCTAGATAAATTATCCACATCATCGCAAGTGGACAAACTATCcataataattgaaaatgatcGTACCAACCAACAAAccaaattgaacaatttcatcCAAGAATCACAATTGTCAcataataaacaaatcaGGAAATTGGAACTGCAAAGAACAGATCTTACCACTACATTAACCAAATACCATTCCATTTTGTCCAATCTGCAAGCTTCCAATTGGAAGGGACAACTAATTAACAAGAACATCAAGTCCATAGACAATGAAAGGATAATCATCCAAGATACTTTGGATTTCTTAAAGGATATAagaactttgaaaaataacatCACTTTGATCGATAGTGCCATCAAGGAGGAAAATTATCAAGTGGCAGCTACGTCCATTCAAGAGATTACGAATTTGCCTCATTATGAacaattgataaattcagAATTTGCGAAAAAGATTGTGCCATCGTCTACCATACCGGAAGAACCCAGTATTCTTCTGGATAATTGGTGTATGGAATTGACTCAATTGTTTAAAGAACAGTTCATAGCCGCTGCGAATGAAAACGATGTAGATACATTGACATTGGTGTTTAAGATGTTCCCCATGGTGGGGCAGGATTCATTGGGATTAGATCTTTATTCTAAATATGTTTGTGATATTATTGCTGAGGAAAGTAGAAAAATTTTGACTCAAAAAATATCTCAGTCGACTAATACCTCTTATTATTCACAGGCTTTATTGCATTTGTTTAAAATTGTTTCCACCATTATTAATGACCATTCAAAGATTATCGCCACTTGTTATGGGAAAAAATTTATGATTCATGTGATGGAAAATGTTGAAAAGGAAGCAGATTTGCAAGCTGGGTTGTTACTAGATATATTCGCTGAATCCAGAAACTTAGATGGCATTGTCAAGGATATTGATGATTGGAATCTAAGGCAAAGAAAGCACGCCCAAAGACAAAAGCAAAGAACAATCAACAATTCAATGAGTGATCATAATGAAGTTGATAATGACGATGGTGGAGATGATTCCAGTATGATGAACTTTTCAATGAACCAACTGGTCGTATTGGTGAATGAATTTTCTCAAATCTTACAAAATTGGTCCATGTATGCCAGGTTCTTTTCTGTAAGATGGAACGAATTTTCAGATTTGGAACCagcaaatatattaattgCACCAACCCCAATTTCCAATagtaaatttattaaaaaacTGAACGAAGAACagtttctttccaattttgaaaaattaacaaTGTACTACTTACAGAAATCTTTTTCCAATAGTatttccattgaagaattaccTAAGCTTAATGACTTGATTGAATTACCAACATTTGTTCATAAAGAAGAGTCATTATATCCAATCACTTCAgttttggaagatttatcTTTGCTGAttagaaaaaatttaatttccaaTGTAAACACAGGACAGTTCgaattatttcaaagttttaTTGATCAATTATCTacatttattcaaaatgaatatttagTGAAATTCATGCAGGTAAGATTGAAGATGTTACAACCAAAATTAAGTGGCTCGATTGGACTAAAGAAATATGTCCCTAAAATAGATTCCACTTCACCATTACCATCACGTACAGTTTCACCTATGAATACTaatgcttcttcttcaattaatgCACATGGCGTCCCCAATCTCAAACTATCAAGCTTAAGTAAGTTTGATTTTAGAGGTGCCGCAGCATCAGCATTAACAAATATCCAATCAAATTTACAAACAGGTTTTATTGAGGAAGCAATTACTACTAACGTAGAATCAGCCATCTTCCTCCATCATTATCTGATTTATATTAATTCGTTGTACGTCTCGAAGCTATTGTTCCATAAGttattaattgaagaaCTCATTGAAGAGAATCCTAAGTTACTAAGTGATAACTTCCCATTTAAGGAAAATTCAAAGACATTAATAACCAAATTACAGTCTTGTGAGTCACTAATTGATAAACAAAcagataaattaattaaatgGTCCATCAAATATATGTTTCAAAACATCTTTTTATCCAAAATACGAGTCCTGttgaatcaattatttattaatggagataataatgaaaatttttataTTGCTGGGATGGATAATTATGAAGATTTAACAAAGATTAACGAATTCGTTAGAAAATGGCAACATCTTATTATACCATATCAAAATgttttatttgataaaggTATAAATGAATTGCTGACATTGGTTGTGGAGTTCATAGTAAATTTGTTAGAAAAGAGATTCGATTCATTACAAGTAAACGAGCTGGGTGCCACAAAATTAGATAGAGAATTGAGTTTGTTTATTGGCACAGTTTGTGGATTAAATTATAAATTAAGAGAAAGATTTACAAGGTTGACACAAATTGTATTACTACTTGGATTTGACGACGATGATTTCGACGTGGAAACACAAGATGTGAAGGAGGATATCAGCACTGGTATCGATTGGGTATTGAGTCCCCAGGAACGTATAGAGGCAAGAAAACTCAAGATAgatagaagaaattaa
- the YTH1 gene encoding cleavage polyadenylation factor RNA-binding subunit YTH1 (ancestral locus Anc_3.422), whose amino-acid sequence MSVVHANNTREYPFKFEPFLRQEYSFGLDPDRPTCPDFDYSVGVSSCPRGNLCPMKHNLGIFQNKIVCKHWLRGLCKKNDQCEFLHEYNLRKMPECVFFSKNGYCTQGAECPYLHIDPQSKIPNCEDYDLGFCPLGQECKRKHIKKTLCQRYINGFCPLGPECEQTHVSFDVNVFGVIEDLDHYRIKRDDEINTKKMDEEKERRLNAIINGEIDT is encoded by the coding sequence ATGTCAGTTGTTCATGCTAACAATACACGAGAATACCCCTTCAAGTTTGAGCCCTTCCTCAGACAGGAATACTCATTTGGCTTAGATCCAGATCGTCCAACATGTCCCGATTTTGATTACTCGGTGGGTGTATCATCTTGTCCCCGGGGTAATTTATGTCCCATGAAACACAATTTGGGGATATTCCAAAACAAGATTGTCTGTAAGCATTGGCTACGAGGGCTATGTAAGAAGAACGATCAATGTGAGTTCTTGCACGAGTATAATTTGAGAAAGATGCCTGAATGTGTATTCTTCAGCAAGAACGGGTATTGTACTCAAGGTGCAGAATGCCCCTACTTACACATCGACCCGCAGAGCAAGATCCCCAACTGTGAGGATTACGATCTGGGGTTCTGTCCATTGGGACAGGAGTGCAAGAGGAAACACATCAAGAAGACGTTGTGTCAACGGTACATCAACGGGTTCTGCCCGCTGGGGCCCGAGTGTGAGCAGACGCATGTGTCGTTCGACGTGAACGTGTTTGGGGTCATAGAGGACCTGGACCACTACCGGATCAAGAGGGACGACGAGATCAACACCAAGAAGATGGATGAAGAGAAGGAGAGAAGATTGAACGCTATTATCAATGGGGAGATCGACACGTAG
- the RPN7 gene encoding proteasome regulatory particle lid subunit RPN7 (ancestral locus Anc_3.423) — MSQDEEEQETKKQYQDPTVNKVPNFEVSETAFTLTQKTRLSPEQLDETTKTILAAIDKEDMAPYYKYLVEKLQVLSWDETFYNTLVARNDDRIKELNEMIKKSEEDDEGELERAQCFIKLGEYYAQIGDREQMESVLEGKAINMAISTGAKIDIMLTVTRMGFFYNDQNYVKEKLEQVNTMIEKGGDWERRNRYKTYKGIHCLAVRNFKDAAALLVDSLATFTSVELTTYEKIATYASVAGLFALERTDLKSKIIDSPELLSLLTTTSALQSISSLTISMYTSDYASYFPYLLETYDNVLIPCKYLNKHADFFVREMRRKVYAQLLDSYKTLSLKSMASAFGVSVEFLDNDLGKFIPNKQLNCVIDRVNGIVETNRPDNKNAQYHLLVKQGDGLLTKLQKYGAAVRLTGTDHVA, encoded by the coding sequence ATGTCCCAGgacgaagaagaacaagaaactAAGAAACAATACCAGGACCCAACAGTGAACAAGGTCCCTAATTTTGAAGTATCAGAAACGGCATTCACCTTAACGCAAAAGACTCGTCTCTCACCTGAACAGCTCGATGAAACAACAAAGACCATTCTCGCTGCCATCGATAAGGAGGACATGGCCCCATATTATAAGTATTTGgtggaaaaattacaagTTTTGAGTTGGGATGAGACTTTCTATAACACTTTAGTCGCTAGAAATGACGACCGTATTAAGGAATTGAACGaaatgataaagaaatcGGAGGAAGACGATGAAGgagaattggaaagagCTCAATGctttattaaattgggGGAATATTATGCTCAAATTGGGGACAGAGAACAAATGGAATCCGTGTTGGAGGGAAAGGCAATTAATATGGCTATTTCCACGGGGGCAAAGATCGATATTATGCTTACCGTCACTAGAATGGGGTTCTTTTATAATGATCAGAATTACGTtaaggaaaaattggaacaaGTGAATACCATGATTGAAAAAGGTGGTGATTgggaaagaagaaatagataCAAGACCTATAAGGGGATTCATTGTCTTGCAGTAAGGAATTTTAAGGATGCTGCTGCATTATTAGTGGATTCTTTGGCTACTTTCACATCAGTGGAACTTACCACATATGAAAAGATTGCCACGTATGCTTCAGTGGCTGGTTTATTCGCCCTAGAGAGAActgatttgaaatctaaGATTATTGATTCACCTGAATTATTGTCCTTATTGACCACTACATCTGCATTacaatcaatttcatctttaacCATCTCCATGTACACATCAGATTATGCAAGTTATTTCCCATATTTGTTGGAAACTTACGACAATGTGTTAATACcttgtaaatatttgaataaacaTGCTGATTTCTTCGTCAGAGAAATGAGAAGAAAAGTTTACGCTCAATTATTGGATTCATACAAGACTTTATCGTTGAAATCTATGGCAAGTGCATTTGGTGTCTCCGTAGAATTTCTAGATAATGATTTGGGTAAGTTCAttccaaataaacaattgaatTGTGTCATTGATAGAGTTAATGGAATCGTGGAAACCAATAGACcagataataaaaatgcTCAATATCATTTGTTAGTTAAGCAAGGTGATGGGTTGTTAAcaaaattacaaaaataTGGTGCTGCTGTTAGGCTTACTGGTACTGATCATGTAGCATAG
- the NCAS0A11500 gene encoding uncharacterized protein, translating to MNFNQVTSTFEVSSDHVPANDSGKVELTGKASAIKINELSSSAASSTIGSEYIENSGVHNAEIYCKYYSHPIKRIMVFSSLFLIAFAYGLDNSVRTTYQTMATSSYSQHSLLSTVTCIKKVISAAAQLWFARSADMFGRPTILTISIIFYVIGTIIECRAFDVSRYAAGACIFSLGHAGIVLVSELYVADFSNLNWRVTAAAAQVLPNVITTWISGNITGAIDKNWEWGIGMWAFIFPLSCVPLIICIIHMRYLARKNNENLKVVFQKPNYMTWKEYCIDIFFWKLDIIGLILLVAFFSLILVPFTLAGSLTWKSPKIIVPEVLGWVLAIPLYLIWELKYARYPLTPWNSIKDRGIWAPLIINLFQEFAYYMQNTYMLTVLLVAVGQSKKSATRIIKFYSFVGVLTAFFLGFVVAKVRRTKEFIALGIGIWFVAFGLLEHYEGGLGARAGIIAAICILGFGNGFLKFPCRASIQAAANSHAMMGIATSLFQAVGSIGTAFGSAVAGGIWSNVLPGEINKRITNNSTLATYAYGSPTKFIKQYGWETTERQAVVSAYKVVERLMAIVGLCLLVPMLVASIFLRNRRLEDVVSFDKLDETFDEKSTDDEEVVRIKR from the coding sequence ATGAATTTTAATCAGGTTACTTCTACATTCGAAGTTTCATCAGATCATGTACCAGCAAATGATAGTGGAAAAGTTGAATTAACTGGTAAAGCTTCAGctataaaaataaatgagCTCTCTAGTTCAGCTGCCAGCAGTACTATTGGCTCTGAATATATTGAGAATTCCGGTGTCCATAACGCCGAGATCTATTGCAAGTATTATTCTCATCCaattaaaagaattatGGTCTTCTCATCGCTGTTTTTGATTGCATTTGCTTATGGTCTGGATAATTCTGTTCGGACCACGTATCAGACAATGGCCACATCATCCTATTCCCAGCATTCATTACTTTCAACAGTGACTTGCATTAAGAAAGTTATATCTGCTGCTGCACAACTATGGTTCGCTAGGTCTGCAGATATGTTTGGTAGACCAACAATTTTGACTATAtccattatattttatgtCATTGGtacaattattgaatgtAGAGCATTTGATGTTTCAAGGTACGCCGCTGGTGCGTGTATCTTTTCATTAGGTCATGCTGGTATTGTACTGGTCTCTGAACTTTATGTTGCTGACTTCTCAAATTTAAACTGGAGAGTTACAGCTGCTGCTGCTCAAGTTTTACCAAACGTGATTACGACATGGATCAGTGGAAATATAACAGGTGCTATAGACAAAAACTGGGAATGGGGGATTGGTATGTGGGCTTTTATTTTCCCATTGTCATGTGTTCCACTAATCATTTGCATCATCCATATGAGATATCTAGCaaggaaaaataatgaaaatttaaaggtAGTATTCCAAAAACCAAACTACATGACGTGGAAAGAATACTGCAttgacatttttttttggaaattggATATCATAGGgttaatattattagttGCATTCTTTAGCCTGATCCTCGTTCCATTTACGCTGGCTGGTAGTCTCACGTGGAAGAGCCCAAAAATTATTGTTCCTGAAGTCCTAGGTTGGGTACTTGCAATCCCGTTATATCTTATTTGGGAGTTGAAATATGCTAGGTATCCATTAACTCCATGGAATTCCATTAAGGACCGAGGTATTTGGGctccattaataataaaccttttccaagaatttgCGTATTATATGCAAAACACTTACATGCTTACTGTCCTACTTGTTGCCGTTGGCCAATCAAAGAAATCGGCTACCAGAATTATAAAGTTTTACTCATTTGTTGGGGTATTAACTGCGTTCTTTCTCGGTTTCGTGGTTGCAAAAGTAAGAAGAACCAAAGAATTTATAGCCTTAGGTATTGGTATTTGGTTTGTCGCTTTCGGTTTGTTAGAACATTATGAAGGCGGGTTGGGAGCCAGGGCTGGTATTATTGCTGCAATTTGTATCTTAGGGTTTGGTAATGGATTCCTTAAATTTCCTTGTAGAGCTTCGATTCAAGCAGCAGCAAATAGTCATGCAATGATGGGTATTGCCACCTCATTGTTTCAAGCTGTAGGAAGTATTGGAACTGCCTTCGGTTCTGCAGTTGCAGGTGGTATCTGGTCCAACGTTTTACCTGgagaaattaataaacGTATCACAAATAACTCAACATTAGCAACGTATGCGTATGGTTCTCCTACCAAGTTCATTAAACAATATGGCTGGGAAACCACTGAGAGACAGGCAGTTGTAAGTGCTTATAAAGTTGTTGAAAGGTTGATGGCAATTGTTGGCCTGTGTCTGTTAGTTCCAATGTTGGTTGCGTCCATTTTCTTAAGGAATAGGAGACTGGAAGATGTTGTCTCTTTTGATAAACTAGATGAAACGTTTGACGAAAAGAGtacagatgatgaagaggtTGTGAGGATTAAACGTTAA
- the FHL1 gene encoding Fhl1p (ancestral locus Anc_3.418), whose translation MEAASDTLENIPLIDGTSQEIRANHSIPSDEIRDKSNENNDKTETDLKKTSLGQNSTASLFNETDNAIKQDSENIIQTDVKTNTTEQDSADDIGQKIQDPDSRKEDDNDGKDTIGGDEEQNDSLSSGNVSKLHNKKEISTQDEPEQNITKQLPEPDDSNLELHDTNLEHDDFSKLLEFDSKDDHEIFNSKEILEHAISSVDEQNIALNKETDDLIRETTEDIPSLPHFSSPSLSSIKEEPSETNISTKTKIKKENIAHSEAEENNVHNTELPKTFEITNPKIDENTPASIIFEKNNLLYPKRKNSLTPVMFQPHELVSTNPNTTVNSASSTRPTSGQGNWDPSNNQKPVALKSPSIDQQSAFPTNEQPTIFAYARLDFQSFTFYVQTLHAIIGRRSENDFTHKVDVNLGPSKSISRRHAQIFYNFGTGRFELSIIGKNGAFVDDVFVERGNTVPLKNKTKIQIGQIPFQFILPEQEKGQSSASPETFEPADIDIDDAHAMENQSGDEDVKIPTLSKKAGKLPPIPKRKLDKSTVKKEKKPTKQPKKVYTIDEIPVEYRTKPTFSYSAILTTCIRKYSSEKGMSLSEIYGGIRELFPYYKYCPDGWQSSVRHNLSLNKSFRKVSKEGKGWLWGLDEDYIAEREKQKKKQAEVAAAKAEAAQLRLEQQQSQKTKKSTTFNPSRKSNAGSNQSISQTLAANRATTKKPSSGNDQQRTLKYLQEQLMILTKDRKGLSKQVIANILTQALAMTINQVTQAAKNKGISGNPLTALMDKNPQHLNIILAAAVNAATAKITNGQIKQLVSIPPPNQPVTTHIERPNTSSSKVETPLSPSHADTQNGNPDLQKEEDGSFDPTSLSRFFQPRQQTKTTPPVIAPKPVVPHKRSHDESNSGSSSGGDTSSGEGSSSSESDSGSSSDSGSGSGSDSETSSSEDSDEEREIITKKIRVDDNSSAQDNDDDDDDDEGSSGSGSEAEGSSGDDDDDDDEDDSSGSDGNDTTKDN comes from the coding sequence ATGGAGGCCGCATCAGATACCTTAGAGAATATTCCACTAATAGATGGAACGAGCCAAGAAATACGAGCTAATCATTCGATTCCTTCGGATGAAATAAGAGATAAATCGAACGAGAATAACGATAAAACCGAAACAGATCTTAAAAAGACGTCACTTGGACAAAATTCTACAGCCAGcttatttaatgaaacgGATAATGCCATAAAACAAGATtctgaaaatataattcagACTGACGTGAAGACGAATACTACCGAACAGGATAGTGCAGATGATATTGGCcaaaaaattcaagacCCAGATAGTAGAAAGGAGGATGACAATGATGGAAAAGATACAATAGGCGGTGATGAAGAGCAAAACGATTCATTATCCTCTGGAAATGTTTCTAAGTTACAcaacaagaaagaaatatccACCCAAGATGAGCCAGAACAAAATATCACAAAGCAACTTCCAGAGCCCGATGATTCGAATTTAGAACTACACGACACAAATCTCGAACATgatgatttttcaaagttaCTGGAGTTTGATTCAAAAGATGAccatgaaatatttaattcGAAAGAGATCCTGGAACATGCTATTTCTTCAGTGGATGAGCAAAACATTGCATTGAATAAAGAAACTGATGATCTAATAAGAGAGACTACGGAAGACATACCATCATTGCCACATTTCTCGTCGCCAAGTCTAAGTTCCATAAAAGAAGAACCATCTGAAACTAACATAAGCACTAAAACaaagataaagaaagaaaatatagCGCACTCTGAAgcagaagaaaataatgtaCATAATACAGAACTGCCGAAgacttttgaaattaccAATCCCAAGATAGATGAAAATACTCCAGCCTCCATAATATTCGAAAAGAATAATCTCCTTTAtccaaagagaaaaaattctttaacaCCAGTAATGTTTCAACCACATGAGCTAGTGTCTACAAATCCAAACACAACCGTAAACAGCGCAAGCTCAACGAGGCCAACGTCGGGCCAAGGAAATTGGGATCCATCCAATAATCAAAAGCCAGTGGCCTTGAAGTCACCATCAATCGATCAGCAATCTGCTTTCCCTACAAATGAGCAACCAACAATATTCGCCTATGCAAGATTAGATTTCCAGAGTTTTACATTCTACGTTCAGACGTTACATGCCATTATTGGAAGGCGATCAGAAAATGACTTCACACATAAAGTTGACGTCAATTTGGGTCCCTCGAAATCAATCTCAAGACGACATgctcaaatattttataacTTTGGTACTGGGAGGTTCGAACTTTCAATTATTGGGAAAAACGGTGCATTTGTCGATGACGTGTTTGTAGAGAGAGGAAATACTGTCCCATTAAAGAATAAGACAAAAATACAAATAGGTCAAATACCGTTCCAATTCATTCTTCCCGAGCAAGAAAAAGGACAATCTTCTGCCAGTCCGGAAACTTTCGAACCAGCAGACATTGACATCGATGATGCCCATGCAATGGAGAATCAATCAGGTGATGAAGATGTCAAAATACCAACACTGTCCAAGAAAGCTGGGAAACTACCGCCAATTCCGAAAAGGAAATTAGACAAGTCAACAgtgaagaaagagaagaagcCAACTAAACAACCAAAAAAGGTATAtacaattgatgaaatccCCGTCGAATACAGAACAAAACCGACGTTTTCATATTCTGCGATACTTACAACATGTATTCGAAAATATTCAAGTGAAAAAGGAATGTCATTATCTGAAATATATGGAGGAATAAGAGAATTGTTCCcatattataaatattgCCCTGACGGTTGGCAAAGTTCAGTTAGGCATAACTTGTCGTTGAACAAATCGTTTCGAAAAGTATctaaagaaggaaaaggtTGGTTATGGGGCCTTGATGAAGATTATATTgcagaaagagaaaagcaaaagaaaaagCAGGCTGAAGTTGCAGCAGCAAAGGCAGAGGCCGCACAATTAAGATTAGAACAACAGCAATCCCAAAAGACTAAGAAATCGACAACTTTTAATCCCTCAAGAAAATCTAACGCTGGGAGTAATCAAAGTATATCTCAAACATTGGCTGCCAACAGAGCCACTACCAAGAAGCCATCTTCTGGAAATGATCAACAAAGAACTTTAAAATACTTGCAAGAgcaattgatgattttgacTAAAGATAGAAAAGGACTCTCTAAACAAGTTATTGCTAATATACTGACACAAGCTTTGGCCATGACAATTAATCAAGTAACACAGGCAGCCAAGAACAAGGGTATATCAGGGAATCCATTAACGGCATTAATGGATAAAAATCCCCAGCATTTGAACATTATACTTGCTGCTGCCGTCAACGCTGCTACTGCCAAAATCACAAATGGTCAGATTAAGCAATTAGTCTCCATACCGCCTCCAAACCAGCCAGTGACGACACATATTGAGCGGCCAAATACGTCTTCATCTAAGGTGGAAACGCCATTGTCGCCGTCGCATGCAGACACCCAAAATGGAAATCCTGATTTAcaaaaagaggaagatggATCATTTGATCCAACATCGTTATCGCGGTTCTTCCAACCAAGACAACAGACCAAAACGACTCCACCTGTGATAGCACCAAAGCCAGTAGTCCCACATAAACGTTCTCATGATGAAAGTAATAGTGGTAGTAGCTCTGGAGGGGATACCTCTAGTGGTGAGGGCTCTAGTTCCTCGGAGTCAGATTCTGGATCCAGCTCAGATTCAGGGTCAGGCTCCGGTTCAGATTCAGAGACCTCCTCATCGGAGGATTCTGATGAGGAGCGAGAGATTATAACGAAGAAGATAAGAGTTGACGATAATAGTTCTGCACAAgacaatgatgatgatgatgatgatgacgaagGGAGTTCCGGATCAGGTTCAGAGGCTGAAGGAAGTagtggtgatgatgatgacgatgatgatgaagatgattctTCAGGTTCCGATGGCAATGACACAACTAAGGataattga
- the NCAS0A11470 gene encoding Eisosome component PIL1/LSP1 family protein (ancestral locus Anc_3.420), producing the protein MHKTYSLRNAKAPTQSQLQNPPPPPATTKSRFFGKGGLAYNFRTRTAGSFGPELSRKLSQLVKIDKNLMRSMEVASMERRDAARFLSQWGLENDDDVSDITDKLGVLIYEISELDDQFIDRYDQYRLTLKSIRDIESSIQPSKDRMERINEKIAYWHYKDPQSQKIEVLEQELVRAEAEELVAEAQLSNITRSKLRSAFYYQFDSLIEHSEKVALIAGYANALLELLDDSPVTPGETRPAYDGYEATKQIIVDAENALNDWTLDYAQVKPNLSLKQNQEMRGQFYEEDEEDLPETENVIVTEHVTKITEPVDLRPSEEAT; encoded by the coding sequence ATGCACAAGACCTACTCATTGAGAAACGCAAAGGCTCCAACTCAATCCCAACTACAGAATCCACCACCTCCACCAGCAACCACCAAATCAAGATTTTTCGGTAAGGGGGGTCTGGCCTATAATTTCCGTACCAGGACTGCTGGGTCCTTTGGTCCGGAATTATCAAGGAAACTATCTCAACTGGTCAAGATCGACAAAAATTTGATGAGATCCATGGAAGTAGCCTCCATGGAGAGACGTGATGCAGCCAGATTTTTGTCTCAATGGGGGTTGGAGaacgatgatgatgtaTCTGATATTACAGATAAATTAGGGGTCCTCATTTACGAAATTAGTGAGTTGGATGACCAATTCATCGATAGGTACGACCAGTACCGTCTAACTTTGAAATCAATAAGAGATATCGAGTCTTCCATTCAACCTTCCAAGGATAGAatggaaagaattaatgaaaaaatcGCTTATTGGCATTATAAGGATCCTCAATCTCAAAAGATTGAAGTCTTAGAACAAGAATTGGTTAGGGCAGAAGCTGAAGAATTGGTTGCAGAGGCGCAATTATCTAATATTACCAGATCAAAATTAAGATCTGCATTCTATTATCAATTCgattctttaattgaaCATTCAGAAAAAGTGGCTTTGATTGCAGGGTATGCTAATGctttattggaattattggatgattCCCCAGTGACACCAGGTGAAACAAGACCCGCATATGATGGATATGAGGCAACAAAGCAAATTATTGTTGACGCTGAAAATGCTTTGAATGATTGGACTTTGGATTACGCTCAAGTGAAACCAAATCTTAGTCTAAAGcaaaatcaagaaatgaGGGGTCAATTCtatgaagaagatgaagaagatctaCCTGAAACTGAGAATGTCATTGTGACGGAACATGTGACAAAGATAACCGAACCAGTAGATTTGAGACCTTCAGAAGAAGCAACTTAA